The genomic stretch GTATCCTTCGCTGCCGGCCATTTTCTCAACGCCATGGCGACGAGGATTATCTTTGAGAGTTTCAACTACAGAAAGGATGCGGGCGGTGTCTCGCGCAGGGATGGGACGAAGCTCTTTGAGCGTGCGCCGATCGTAGCGAAGACCGTACATCACGCGACTAACGGTGGGCGTGGTGTTTCAACGACTTTAGCAGGGCGTCGTGCGAGAGAAACTGCTTGGCTGTCCGAACGGCGTGCTTCAGGTCCAGTGCATCTTCAAGACCTTCGACGGTGCGCAAGAGATGCTGATATTCAGTCCAGGAAAGCATTACGCCCTGTCGGTGGCCTTTTGCGTCAACGACAAATTGCTCATGAAGTTGTGGCGGCATGGTACGTCTCTCCTTTGGCGGAAGTGTAACACAGATGGTACAGGGCGTCAAATATGAGGCCACTGACAGCTGGTAGCTGAAAGCTAACGATGATGAAACGATACACTTGGATGACAACGTTCGCGATTGGGGCAGCAGGGTTGATGCTGCTGAGCGCGTCCGATGCGGAAGCCGCGACGAACGGCGGCGTCTCTGGCAAATTACAGGCTCTGAATGTGGAGGGTTCGGATCGCGCGGAAGTCTTTCACGTTTCTGGTCAGGAGCGTGGCATGGCTCATCAGGGCCGTGGCGGCGATCAAGGCATCGGGTATCGTGATGGAATGGCGAAGGCGCAATTGGGCAGCCAGCCGAGCAATCCGAGA from Candidatus Omnitrophota bacterium encodes the following:
- a CDS encoding type II toxin-antitoxin system VapC family toxin; translation: MAKYLSVITECELLSSPVLTPREERSVVELLELFSRVAITSRIARLAAQLRLRHSITIPDALIAATALMSHATLLTRNVKDFRAIRTLHIQSL
- a CDS encoding type II toxin-antitoxin system RelE/ParE family toxin; translated protein: MYGLRYDRRTLKELRPIPARDTARILSVVETLKDNPRRHGVEKMAGSEGYRIRIGDYRVLFTIDDVQRLVTVYRIKHRREVYR